In Apus apus isolate bApuApu2 chromosome 5, bApuApu2.pri.cur, whole genome shotgun sequence, the following are encoded in one genomic region:
- the PPP2R5C gene encoding serine/threonine-protein phosphatase 2A 56 kDa regulatory subunit gamma isoform isoform X3: protein MVEYITHNRNVITEPIYPEVVHMFAVNMFRTLPPSSNPTGAEFDPEEDEPTLEAAWPHLQLVYEFFLRFLESPDFQPNIAKKYIDQKFVLQLLELFDSEDPRERDFLKTTLHRIYGKFLGLRAYIRKQINNIFYRFIYETEHHNGIAELLEILGSIINGFALPLKEEHKIFLLKVLLPLHKVKSLSVYHPQLAYCVVQFLEKDSTLTEPVVMALLKYWPKTHSPKEVMFLNELEEILDVIEPSEFVKVMEPLFRQLAKCVSSPHFQVAERALYYWNNEYIMSLISDNAAKILPIMFPSLYRNSKTHWNKTIHGLIYNALKLFMEMNQKLFDDCTQQFKAEKLKEKLKLKEREEAWVKIENLAKSNPQYPTYSDTSLLNSPVAMETDGPLIEDLQMLKKTVKEEACQAQKDQKKDRPLVRRKSELPQDIYTMKALESHCRADELISHDGH, encoded by the exons TTTGCAGTTAATATGTTTCGAACATTACCACCATCTTCCAATCCAACGGGGGCAGAATTTGATCCAGAGGAAGATGAACCAACCTTAGAAGCTGCATGGCCTCATCTACAG cttgtttaTGAATTTTTCTTAAGATTTTTAGAATCTCCGGATTTCCAACCGAATATAGCTAAGAAATATATTGATCAGAAGTTTGTATTACAG CTTTTAGAGCTCTTTGACAGTGAAGATCCTCGTGAAAgagattttcttaaaacaacTCTCCACAGAATATATGGGAAATTCTTAGGCCTAAGAGCTTACATCCGGaaacaaattaataatatattttatag GTTTATTTATGAAACAGAACATCACAATGGCATAGCAGAATTACTGGAAATACTGGGAAG CATAATTAATGGATTTGCCTTACCATTAAAAGAAGAGCACAAAATATTCCTATTGAAGGTTTTGTTACCATTGCACAAAGTGAAATCACTCAGTGTCTACCACCCACAG CTGGCATActgtgtagttcagtttttAGAAAAGGACAGCACGCTTACAGAACCA GTTGTAATGGCACTGCTGAAATACTGGCCAAAGACTCACAGTCCAAAAGAAgtcatgtttttaaatgaactaGAAGAAATTTTAGATGTTATTGAACCATCTGAATTTGTAAAAGTCATGGAGCCTCTTTTCAGACAGCTAGCCAAATGTGTGTCCAGTCCACACTTTCAG GTTGCAGAGCGAGCATTATACTACTGGAATAATGAATACATTATGAGTTTAATTAGTGATAATGCAGCAAAGATTTTACCCATCATGTTTCCATCCTTGTACCGCAATTCAAAGACACATTGGAACAA GACTATACATGGCTTGATATACAATGCTCTGAAACTCTTCATGGAGATGAACCAAAAACTGTTTGATGACTGCACACAgcaatttaaagcagaaaaactgaa agagaagtTAAAATTGAAGGAACGGGAAGAAGCATGGGTTAAAATAGAAAATCTAGCCAAATCAAATCCCCAG TACCCAACGTATAGTGACACGAGTTTGCTGAACAGTCCTGTTGCAATGGAAACAGATGGGCCTTTAATTGAAGATTTGCAGATGCTGAAGAAGACAGTGAAAGAAGAGGCTTGTCAG gcacagaaagatcagaaaaaaGATCGTCCTCTTGTGCGACGCAAGTCAGAACTGCCTCAGGATATCTATACCATGAAAGCCTTGGAATCACATTGCAGAGCTGATGAATTAATATCACATGATGGGCATTAA